From one Suicoccus acidiformans genomic stretch:
- a CDS encoding CPBP family intramembrane glutamic endopeptidase has product MNSKSLSIWRRIGVLILGFLLVLLQSVFNASFGFFSSVPFNRWGAIILGIVLSAVIIFVVYKIYQKASDHSLEWLDGKNAARLLLFLGAILIMTQLGTMLMERIYQTDTTANDQLLLDILTNLDVPGKISYVLSTVIFAPVIEEFFFRGIMGDVVFKGLNEWLVILLSSLFFSVMHLSNNPISFIIYAGMGAILHLAYNRRHNVMDSIWVHLLNNAIAVIGQFIMLYN; this is encoded by the coding sequence ATGAATTCTAAAAGTTTGTCAATTTGGCGACGTATTGGTGTGCTAATTCTAGGTTTCTTGCTCGTTTTACTACAGAGTGTCTTCAATGCGAGTTTCGGTTTCTTTAGCTCCGTTCCCTTTAATCGTTGGGGAGCAATTATCCTAGGAATTGTCCTGAGCGCTGTTATCATCTTTGTAGTATACAAAATATATCAAAAAGCTTCTGACCACTCTTTAGAGTGGTTAGATGGGAAGAATGCTGCTCGTCTCCTGCTTTTCCTAGGGGCTATTCTCATAATGACTCAGCTTGGAACCATGCTAATGGAGCGTATTTATCAAACGGACACAACAGCCAATGACCAACTTTTGTTAGACATCTTAACGAATTTAGATGTGCCAGGGAAGATAAGTTATGTTCTATCTACAGTTATTTTTGCCCCGGTGATTGAAGAGTTTTTCTTCAGAGGTATTATGGGAGATGTAGTATTCAAGGGGTTAAATGAATGGCTTGTGATTCTTCTGTCGAGTCTATTCTTCTCGGTGATGCATTTGAGCAATAACCCTATTTCCTTTATTATTTACGCAGGGATGGGGGCCATTCTACATCTCGCTTATAATCGGCGCCATAATGTGATGGATTCGATTTGGGTGCATCTGTTGAATAATGCCATTGCGGTGATAGGGCAATTTA